Proteins from one Chloroflexota bacterium genomic window:
- a CDS encoding bifunctional 5,10-methylenetetrahydrofolate dehydrogenase/5,10-methenyltetrahydrofolate cyclohydrolase: MTALLLDGRGLAKELKAQISQQGAEFKARTGYAPQLVVIQVAGNAASDWYVRSIRRSCEGVGFGFALQRLPETCDQATLEAAIQQASNDSAIHGIIIQMPLPSQLSADGAVAALNPQKDVDGLHPTNAGRLAQGLTALVPNTPAGGMALLDRYQISLAGKHAVVVGRSNVVGKPLAQLLLARHATVTICHSRTANLAEVICQGDIVAAAVGKAGLVTGEMLKPGAVVLDFGINEVAEGQVVGDVDWESASKVASAITPVPGGTGPVTNMMLLQNTLQAAQWLADQA, encoded by the coding sequence TGGGTTGGCCAAGGAATTGAAGGCTCAAATTAGCCAACAAGGGGCTGAATTCAAAGCTCGCACTGGTTATGCTCCCCAATTGGTGGTGATTCAAGTGGCGGGTAATGCTGCTTCCGATTGGTATGTGCGTTCAATTCGGCGTTCATGCGAAGGGGTTGGCTTTGGCTTTGCCCTGCAACGCTTGCCAGAAACCTGCGATCAAGCGACCTTAGAAGCGGCAATTCAACAAGCCAGCAACGATTCTGCGATTCATGGCATTATCATTCAAATGCCGTTGCCTAGCCAACTCTCGGCTGATGGTGCGGTAGCCGCGCTCAATCCCCAAAAGGATGTTGATGGGTTGCACCCGACCAACGCAGGCCGCTTGGCTCAAGGCTTGACCGCGCTTGTGCCCAATACGCCTGCTGGTGGCATGGCCTTGCTCGATCGCTATCAAATTAGTCTGGCTGGCAAGCATGCGGTGGTGGTTGGCCGCTCGAATGTGGTCGGCAAACCGCTGGCTCAATTGTTGTTGGCGCGGCATGCCACCGTCACGATTTGCCATTCACGTACTGCCAATTTGGCCGAGGTTATTTGCCAAGGCGATATTGTGGCGGCGGCGGTCGGCAAGGCTGGCTTGGTCACTGGCGAGATGCTCAAACCTGGCGCAGTGGTGCTCGATTTTGGCATCAACGAAGTGGCTGAAGGCCAAGTGGTTGGTGATGTTGATTGGGAAAGTGCCAGCAAGGTTGCGAGCGCAATTACCCCGGTACCAGGCGGTACTGGCCCGGTCACTAATATGATGTTGCTGCAAAACACCTTACAAGCTGCCCAATGGTTGGCTGATCAAGCCTAA